One Drechmeria coniospora strain ARSEF 6962 chromosome 01, whole genome shotgun sequence genomic region harbors:
- a CDS encoding acyl-CoA dehydrogenase domain-containing protein has product MASLRSFGRLLARPSPGRLLPSVAAPSMVQAKRHSSSKHPKGFEPPTAADLDELRESVQAFTRREITAEVAAHTDRSNAFPNEMWQKLGDAGFLGITADEDVGGLGMGYQAHCIVMEELSRASGSIALSYAAHSQLCVNQLQLNGSAAQKAKHLPGLIAGTTVGALAMSESGSGSDVVSMRTTASAVDGGYLLNGSKMWITNGPDAQLIIVYAKTTPDAGSKGITAFIVDTAADGFSCARKLDKMGMRGSNTGELMFDNVFVPTENVLGKVDGGVRVLMEGLDLERLVLSAGPLGLMQAALDVAAPFSHQRKQFGQPIAHNQLVQGKLADMYTKLQASRAYTYATASRVDEQGIVRTQDCAGAILYAAERATECALDCIQLLGGMGYVEEMPASRILRDAKLYEIGAGTSEIRRMVIGRAFNKEYANA; this is encoded by the exons atggccagctTACGCTCATTCGGGAGGCTGCTCGCGCGCCCTTCGCCCGGCCGGCTTCTTCCCTCGGTCGCCGCTCCGTCGATGGTGCAGGCGAAACGACACTCGTCGTCCAAGCACCCCAAAGGCTTCGagccaccgacggcggcggatctcgacgagctgcgggAGAGCGTGCAGGCGTTCACGCGGCGGGAAAtcacggccgaggtggcggcTCACACGGACCGGTCCAACGCCTTCCCCAACGAGATGTGGCAGAAGCTCGGCGATGCAGGCTTCCTCGGCATCACGGCtgacgaggacgtcggcggtCTCGGCATGGGCTACCAGGCCCACTGCATCGTCATGGAGGAGCTGTCGCGCGCCTCGGGCTCCATCGCCCTGAGCTACGCCGCCCACTCGCAGCTCTGCGTCAACCAGCTCCAGCTGAACGGCTCGGCCGCGCAGAAGGCGAAACACCTGCCCGGCCTCATCGCCGGCACCACGGTCGGCGCGCTGGCCATGTCGGAGTCGGGCTCCGGCAGCGACGTCGTGAGCATGCGCaccacggcctcggccgtcgacggcggctacCTGCTCAACGGATCCAAGATGTGGATCACCAACGGACCCGACGCCCAGCTCATCATCGTCTACGCCAAGACGACGCCCGACGCCGGCTCCAAGGGCATCACggccttcatcgtcgacaccgccgccgacggcttcTCCTGCGCCCGCAAGCTCGACAAGATGGGCATGCGCGGCAGCAACACGGGCGAGCTGATGTTCGACAACGTCTTCGTGCCGACGGAAAACGTGctcggcaaggtcgacggcggcgtgcgCGTCCTCATGGaaggcctcgacctcgagcgcctGGTCCTCTCGGCCGGGCCCCTAGGTCTCATGCAGgcggccctcgacgtcgccgccccctTCTCCCACCAGCGGAAGCAGTTCGGCCAGCCCATCGCCCACAACCAGCTCGTCCAAGGCAAGCTGGCCGACATGTACACGAAGCTGCAGGCGTCACGGGCCTACACGtacgcgacggcgagccgcgtcgacgagcagggcaTCGTCCGCACCCAGGACTGCGCCGGCGCCATCCTCTACGCCGCCGAACGGGCGACCGAGTGTGCGCTCGACTGCATccagctgctcggcggcatggGCTACGTCGAGGAGATGCCGGCCTCGCGCATCCTGCGAGA cgccaAACTGTACGAGATTGGAGCAGGCACGTCTGAGATCCGACGCATGGTTATCGGCCGCGCGTTCAACAAGGAATACGCCAACGCATAG